ATTAAGTACACCAATGCAAAACTAAACACGAACTTAGACTGAACCAAGGAATCAAGTGCTGTCAATTCAAGGGGTTTTATATTTCAACTGTATATTGTTTCGTTCATAAATTTAAATGTCTTgtcaaaacatacaaaatattaagatttttaaaacaatttttaaatgtttaaaacaatatttaaatttttaaatgttgcaaattttcttgaataatcATAAATATGACGCTGACACCGGAAAATAGATTGGAGACTAAGTATAttatttcgtaaaaaattttgCAGACTAAATCTGCCAACCggaatgtatttttatttcagcttttttttttcaagttattgCTTTTTGAAGGGTTGTCTCAGCAGAGTCATGTGGCTTCGGGTTCTGTTTGTTTAGCTGTATGTTATGTCACCCATGTGATACTATATGGCTTCAGCTATTCCTTGGCTGTTTCCATTTTCTAATTACTTGCTTTGAAAAAAGCTGGTAAGAAGTTGTAAGTATTATTTTGCTTTGGGTAGAGGGTATCTGTGATAACTGCTTGCGTGTTAGGCTTTGCTTCTTAAGCTGTCTTGTCTCAACGATTCGTAAGTTAAGTTATAAAAGAATGCGTTACTTTAGCAGATTTTAGTGTCGTTTACAAGATGTGTTTCATTTGTGTCCTTATTTGTAATATATTGTGAAAAACCAGCTTTATAACCCCCTGGAAATGAGTCACTAATATCAGAATCCGTATCAGAAATTTTTCTTCTAGTGAGGGCCAAATGTCCAACATCACTTTTCCCgcttaaacagaaattattgaatattttggtaatttcttttttcattggcGGATAGGTTAGGGCATACAAAAAAGGATTACTGCAAGctgaaattttgcaaaatgtACCACATAGCATTGATGAAAAAGGTGTTATATATTCCTTATTATGAGAAATTCCCAGTAAGACTACGATAGCGTAAGGTGTCCAGGCTATCATCCACGTTGTGATTAGGCCGAAAGCGgttttagtaatttgaatttcaaGTTTTCGACGATCTAAATTATCCGCcacattttcagaaattttgaatttgctcCTGTGAACAACAGAAACAATATTAATGTAcgagaacaaaataataaaacaggGCACGCACCATGCCcccaaaaagaaagcaagaataAAAATTCTGTTCTTGACATTATCAGTAAGGTATTCAAAGCTGCAACTCGTTAAATAACCCTCTGGCACGTATCGGCTTATTCCAAACAGAGGTAATGAAGCAAAACACAGTGAGTAAAACCATATAAAAACTATCTGAAACATAGATTTTATTTGTGTTGACTTTCTTTCAAGGTCAAAGGGTTTTGATATGACCCGGTATCTGTTGAAAGCAAGAATTGCCAAGCTAATGATGGATGTTGTTCCTGCCAATCCACCAACGAAACCATAAATTTGGCATCCTGGAAAAAGTTTAATTAGGtatgaaaatttgtaaaaagccCTTACacagacatattttttttatacgatatttattttgaagctGGTTCGAATAGTCAATCAATTAAGTGGTATATGTCAAAGAGCAGTAATTTTCCAGCACATAGAGAAAGGAGGAAGTAGCTAGGGAGAGTAAGGGTAATAGATAGTCTTTACACGTGCCCCTTATGTGAGATAAGGGTGAAAACCTGCTTCacttcatattctttttttcttgaattacaGGATTTAAGAAAAGGATTATTCTACAGTAGTTCTGGATCAAGTGAGTGGTTGGTCTCAGCAatgggatcaaaattttaagagaaagtaaaaatgatTGCAAAATATATTCAGTACTGAACTAAAGTTTCAGTACTGAACTAGCTTTCAAAGTGAGAACATCTCAAATAACTGGATtatattgattcagagttcaaattaaaaggatttggtttgaattggatatttatgaACTGTGAGTAAAACCGTTCTACTTTAGTGTGACTAAATTTATGTAACTATATGAGCGGATTAGTGTATATGATTTGATCTGAATTGAATAAATTCATTTCTCGCTCAACTATATTCTGTTAACGGGGGATAGTCACACACCCCTTTGGCTTTGAAGATCTGAGTGTCCGTACCGCATAGACGTACTGTGTTGCAAGTTTAACCAGAAGGATTTTATTGCATTATAAGCTTAATGGAACGGTAAAAGCGACTTTTTTTGCCGTCTTTCTTTTGGCCTTGCTTATTTAGCCCCAGACCTAAGGAGtgagaaatgtcaatatttatttgtcCTGGCTGTGGTCGATCTTggttaaatttatagcaaacagtattactggctttggTATAAGgtgaatataccactccatgccttttttcatgctctttacaaatataataatcgcttttaCCGActattcagatttaagcactttttgacctcttaaaaatgacctaaatatggggtataaaaaaggcttaaaacattggtttcaAACTTTATATTGTAGTTCAATAGGTTGTAGTTCATTGTAGTTCAATACTTTAAACTTTATGTTGCTTTATATTGTACTTTATATTGTAGTTCAATAGGTTGTAGTTCATTGTAGTTCAATTATATTTTAGTTCAATAGGtgatgaaataaaaagtttaaggattcttaggaatctattttgtaaaatctgtattggtttaatatggcttttaaatgtagataaatatactagagaccaataattaatattagtctgaatcagagcaaaataaatacttcttaaagcagagtagggcaaataaagcttcaaccttcgcattaaaccaacataccttgaaaacTTTAAGcgtagattttgaatgtgtgttttaaaagataagctttcgtcaatcacaagtccaaggtacgTCATCTTTTTCACCCGATatattgataatagatacttcgaagaagtaactcgggtaatacaagggcagatatttgactttctgccgtagattatgaaattagtttttgatacattcaaagcaataaaattggaagaacaccaatcaagaaaattagaaaatgcagtattcagtTTTACCTCCAACTCCTCGTCATTTCTCTCAGAAATTGGAACTGCCGTATCATCTGCAAAACGTGTGTTGAGACACGGGATTGTAAAAGCGCGGTGGGAATTCTAGGGCTCCATAATTacgtttttttatctttttctgcttattttttacaattgtcCCTTATTTAAAGCTTGCCGTATACGAGTGTAaactattgaattaaaaattgaaggtattttttcatcaaaagttaaattctcgttttttcctaattttgttTAAGACATATATGGTTGTGTGAGTCTCCACTGAACCAATGCAGAGaattagatttcatttttagtGTTGTTGGTACTTTAAAATGTAACCTTGACTTAGAGTTACAAATTAAGCTaccaagttaaaaaaatttctataatattttcatttttgtaaactCAAAAATTCCCAATGCGATAATCAATGTTTATATTATAAACTGGAAAAATTTATTgaagtatatttttgttttgctttaccTACCAATGTCTCCAAGCACTGGTCCATTCCAGAAACTGTTAACAATAACTATCGGGGATTGCATGGTTATGACCATATCGCTTATTGCAAGGTTCAGGACAAGAACGTTAGAAGATCTTCGTAGATGTTTCGTTCTATAAAAGAGAACATTTATATGGCACTGTAATCTTGGTCCTATAATACATATTTAGCTTAAACCGTATTCAAAGGCCgtataaaaattaaagcaaaattcttAGCAATATTTGTTTTCCAAGACCACTCTGTCTTTCTATGACGAGCATCTAAACGTTCGAATGGAAACAAGCCCATTTATTAGACAGcgaaaacaaatacaaaagtaCGGACATTAAGACCGCATATACAGCGATCATTATCACCAGATATgctaaatcattaaaataaaactaacatatatatacaagaaaaaataatcacttccGGCTAATTTACTAGGATTATTCCACAAATctgtaaaaaatatttccattCGTTGATATCAAAAGGCTTACCATCACAGCTAATCCTAACCCGTTGCTTCACGGAGACAAGAGAACAAGTATGGAGTTCGATATCCGAGAAACCAAATTAACACAATAAtacctttttattattaaagtatcAATTTTAAACGATTCAAGTAACATTAAAGGGAGCTTCTGATCTTGTTTGATGCGAAATTTTCCTAATTGTTTTCAAAcctctcaaaaatatttttttaaatcttaaacaGAAAGTATCTTCACTGTCTATGTTAGTAATTTGCGTTTGATTTAGAATTCTTGTTCCAATTATTGGCCAAACATTTGTGATTTGGTAGATGTGAATTTTAccatcacattttttttttatgttattttaatcCCCTTAGGAATTCAGTTCACACCTCTgctaaaagaataatttttcactgttttatttagttatgtttttttttacagaacaaGTCGATAGACTACAGAAAGAAATCTTGTTCATTTAGTGCTTCCTCACAGCAAGGCATCTGGGTTCAGAAAGAATTCGGTAACTAGGTCAGCGCTCTTTCAATCTAAAATTAGGTGTAGTAGACTGTTCATTTCAGGACCCAAGG
Above is a genomic segment from Artemia franciscana chromosome 15, ASM3288406v1, whole genome shotgun sequence containing:
- the LOC136036001 gene encoding opsin, ultraviolet-sensitive-like, whose protein sequence is MIRTKHLRRSSNVLVLNLAISDMVITMQSPIVIVNSFWNGPVLGDIGCQIYGFVGGLAGTTSIISLAILAFNRYRVISKPFDLERKSTQIKSMFQIVFIWFYSLCFASLPLFGISRYVPEGYLTSCSFEYLTDNVKNRIFILAFFLGAWCVPCFIILFSYINIVSVVHRSKFKISENVADNLDRRKLEIQITKTAFGLITTWMIAWTPYAIVVLLGISHNKEYITPFSSMLCGTFCKISACSNPFLYALTYPPMKKEITKIFNNFCLSGKSDVGHLALTRRKISDTDSDISDSFPGGYKAGFSQYITNKDTNETHLVNDTKIC